The uncultured Bacteroides sp. genome includes the window GATCTTGGTGCCTGCTCCCGGTGCGCCTGAATTACTGATCACATCCACACCAGCCACACGTCCAGCTATGGCCTGACCTACATCGGTAGTAGAAAGCTGGGTCAGTTCGGTGGTGGTGACTTTACCAACCGAACCTGTCAAGTCCGATTTCTTCACCGTACCGTAGCCCACCACTACTACTTCATCAATCAGCTTAACATCATCCGCTAAAGTGACATTGATAGTACGGCGGTTGTTTACAGCAACCTCTCGGGTTACAAATCCCACAGAAGAGAAAACCAATATGCCGTTCTGCGGAACAGTCAGCTGGTATTTTCCGCTCAAATCAACAATCGTACCTGTTGATGTTCCTTTTAACAGCACATTCGCACCGATAGCAGCATCTTTATTACTGTCCGTCACAACTCCCGAAACAGTTATGTTCTGGGCACAAAGAGGAGCAGATATTACCATAAAGAGGAGCAGATACCCTAATGGAAACAGAGTGGCAAGCAACCATTTCCCTTGATTAGTACATGTTTTTTTCATAAATATTAAATTTAAAGTTATACAACCATTATGTTGTGAAGCAAAAATAGGCATACTTTATAACACAAAACAAGTATAATTTTATTCATTATTGATACTTTTCGTACTTTTACTAAAAAACTATGAGAACTTAAAGGAAACACTCCATAATCTCTATGTAACATGCACCCGTTGTGGTACGGACACTTCCAGAAACTGGCCTTATCACCGTCGGTGTTCACCGCGCCGTCGACACACACGCTCCAATACTATTCACCATTCTTGCGGTCTATCAGATGCTTCTTAATAAATTTCCAATAGCGGAAAGCTTTCTGCAAGGCAATCGCATCGCCAAAGTGTTGGCAAAGGTTAACGTGCCTCACCACATTTTTTGCTTATATCTACCAATGACAGTCGGCATCAGTATTGTATAGCGGTCAAGAAAAGTTTCATAAATCATGCCGCATTCGAATGTTAGCCTCTCATCGACGGCAGCAGCAATGTGTTTCATAAAAAGAAGCACAGTCTTATCATCCAATACCAAGGCGGCTCCATGAATGAACCAGAATATTTCGATGTCATGCCCGTAAGAGATGATGCAATACTTGTTCGCCCAGTCATCATTGGAAAAGAGCTTCAGATGTCCAGTTCCCTGATTCAGTATTTTGTCTGATAAAAAACTCACAAAGTGCACTATTGCGCCTACAGGTGTTTCTTCTTCCACGCATCGTAAATATTTATATAAGGTTCCAAACGAAGCTATGTTGCTCGATGTTTTCAAACAAATGGATGTACGTCAGCGCTTCGGCATCGCCAATGTCACGACAGTATTCACTCAACCCACAAATGGCGAAACCCAAAGCATATATCTGCTTTTTTGTATCCAACGACTACCCTTTGCACTCGAGCAACCAATAATTATTATATCTCTTATATAGTTAGCAAACAAAACCTTCGTGCTATCCGAACCCACCAAAACACGAAGATTACTAACGCCTATACTTTTAAGATAATCCAGCTCTTTATGTAGACGTTCTCTGTTGCCTCCTTCACCTTCAGAAGCCAAAATAGCACCATACCAGAAATTAGCACCAACATAATAATAAGGTTTATCATTCCATAAAAATTGTCCGTTTTCAATGCGAACAAAAGAGGAATTTTCTTTTGCCTGCTTGGCTGAACATCCCAAATAAAAGATTGCAAAAAAGATGAATAGAAAAATTTGTCTTACCATATTATCAGATCTTTTGTTTAAATACAAAACTAATATTGTTTCATCAAACTATACAGTATTATTTTATCTATTCATAGTACTAATTGAGCTTTGTATTATAAAAAATCATATATATTGGTTTTAATAACATATGTATTAGATATATAAATTATATCTTTGTATCAGTATCACTTAACCTAATAACATAGAAATATGATCAATCCCATTTTTTCACCCAACAAAGAACGATATAGTTGCGGAATGAAGTTCCGCAGATGTGGCAAAAGCGGAATCCTACTTCCTGAAGTATCATTAGGATTATGGCATAATTTCGGTAGTGTAGACACTTTCGAAAATAGCATAGAAATGGCTCATTATGCTTTTGATAACGGCATCACTCATTTTGATCTGGCAAATAATTACGGCCCTTCTTATGGCTCCGCAGAAGAGACCTTTGGCGAGATTATGAAGAAATCATTCCTTCCTTATCGGGATGAACTTTTTATTTCAACGAAAGCCGGACATGAAATGTGGCAAGGGCCGTATGGTGAATGGGGTTCTCGTAAATATCTGATGAGTAGTCTGAACCAGAGCCTGAAACGTATGAATTTAGAATACGTTGATATTTTCTATTCTCATCGCTACGATCCCGTGACTCCACTAGAAGAGACTCTTCAGGCATTGGTAGACATTGTTCGTCAGGGGAAAGCACTCTACATTGGGATCTCCAAATACCCAAAAGAAGCTGCAGAATTTGCTTATAAATATCTAAAAGAAAGAGATGTTCATTGCTTACTGTATCAGGGGCGATACAACATTTTCAATCGTGAACCGGAAGAAGAGGGTATTCTACAGCAAGCTAAAGCCAACGGAAGCGGGTTCATTGCTTTCTCTCCTTTGGCACAGGGGTTACTAACAAACCGGTATCTGAATGGTATTCCTCAAGATTCGAGAATAGCTCGCGGTGGATTCTTAAAAAAAGAACAACTAACAGATGATGTGTTGAGAAAAATCAAGGCTTTAAATAAAATAGCAGAACAACGCGGACAAACCTTAGCAGAAATGGCTCTGGCTTGGGTATTGAAAGACGATCTGGTTACTTCGGTCATTATAGGAGCTAGTTCGGTAAATCAGTTAAAAGACAACTTGAAAGCTATCGAGAATTGCTCTTTCTCAACAGAAGAACTCGAAAAGATCAATGCTATTACAGCATAGTTCTCAAAAGATGAATTAGCGATATCGTCTCTTCCCTACAGATACAGCTTACTGTATTTATAGGGAAAAGATGATCAAAAAAGAAGTCCTCGGAGAATGTTTTAAATTCAAGATTTCAAATAAGCTTCTTTTTCTTTCTGTAGTTTTCCCTGAATTCTTTCGGAGAGCATTCTTTCTTCTTTTTAAAAATCCGGTTAAAGTTAGAAAGATTATTGAAACCACATTCATAACAGATCTCAGCCACAGACATGGTGGAATCGACTAATAAACGGGCAGCAAAACCCAGACGAATATCAATGATATAATCAGAAAGATTTTTGCCTGTGCGAAGTTTAAAAAAACGGCTGAAAGAAACCGACGTCATACCTACCATGTCCGCCAATAGCTTCAAACGTATTTCCTCTTTATAATGGTTGTTAATATATTCCTGAACCTTTTGAACTCTACGGCTATCAGAGTGTATCCCTATTTTAGCAAATGAAGAGCTTGACAACGTATAAGACTTATCACTATACAAAGACAGCTCATACAGAATAGTAAGGAACTTTACCACAGCATAAAAGCCCTGCTTTTCCGAAGCCAATGTATCCAACATGCCATACACTTTAAGAATGGCCGACATTGGAAAGCAAAGACCTTTCTGGGCACGTTCAAGCATTTCTCTTATAGAATCGAATTGATTTTTATTGATAAAGCTTTTAAAAAACAAGTCCGAAGAAAATTGGATAGTGATTTCACGAATTTCTTTTGAGCAACAGTTATACTGTTCCCACACATGTTCTAAATCCTTTCCGGTTATAAGAACTAAATCATAATCGCCGATAATTTCTACAGAATCCCCCACAATACGCCTCACTCCTGCCGCTTTCTCGGTGAAGTTAAGTTCAAATTCCGCATGACTGTGTATAGGATAGGTAAATTCTGTTTTATAACGTTCGGCAATGTAAAAACAATCTTTATCAGATAACGGAGTTATCTCACGAATAATATGACCAGGCGTTACATTCATGTGTTTTAGGCTAAAAAAGCATTATAATTACAAATGTAATACTTTAATTTATAAAGGCAGAAAGTTAATGCTCTTTTTTTCAACCCCTTAGCTCTCTAAAATCACTACCCGTAGGATTTTGGAACACTCTTAGCCCAAAAGTCGGAATAATGGCTAAAACATGATCAAGAATGTCAGCCTGTATATTTTCATAAGCAACCCAGTCTGTAACAGAAGAAAAGAAATACAGTTCTATAGGTATTCCTTGTTCCGTGGGCTGTAAATGACGGACCATACAAGTCATTTCTTTGTTTACTTCAGGCAGATTCTTCAAATAATTGTTCAAATACGCTCGAAAGATCCCAAGATTAGACTGTCTACGGCCATTTACCAAAATGGAATTATCCACATTCCATAACTTATTATACTCACTAACCATTTTCTCTGTTTCTTCTACATATTCTTTCAATAAATGAATCTTACGATACTGATCTAACATTTCAGGAGTACAAAACTTCACGCTATTCATATCGATATTGATTGACCGTTTGATACGCCGCCCTCCTGACTCCTGCATACCCCGCCAATTTTGGAAGGAATCGCTCACCAAAGCATAAGGAGGAATAGTCGTTATAGTATTGTCCCAGTTGCGCACTTTTACTGTATTCAGAGTTACTTCAATGACCGTACCGTCGGCTCCATACTTTGACATTACAATCCAATCACCCACACGTAACATATTATTAGCAGACAATTGAATGCCCGATACAAACCCCATGATACTGTCTTTAAAGACCAATATGATGATAGCGGCCGAAGCACCCAATCCTGTCAGCAATACAGTCGGAGATTTATTTATTAGTATGCTAACAATTGCAATACCTCCTATAAGAACAAGGATAACCTGCACTGTCTGCAAAAGACCTTTTAGAGGACGGTCGCGAAATTGATCTTTTTCACTATAAACATGGTAAACAGCAGTAAGAAAAACGCTTACAAAACGAAAAAAAACAGCTATAATATAAACCAGACAAAAACGGTTAAGTAAAGTAACGGCCTCTGGCTCGCGTGGAAAAACGACCGGTAATAAAAGATAAATAAGTATCGGCGCAACCATACGACTAAGATTAATCATCACTTTGCGATCAAAAATAATATCGTCCCACGTTGCTTTAGTATGCTTGACCAATTTACTCACAAAATGCAAAAGAATACCGCGACAAATCAAATCAGCTAAAAAAGCCAATCCAATCAGTATCGCTACTGCAAGATATTGATCTATACCGTCCGCCAAAGAGTGGCTCAATCCTAAAGACACCAAAATCTCATTTATATTATCCACTATTTGATCATTCTTAAAAAAATCTTCTATTATCATCATTGAATTATTATCAACTATAAAAACAAATCATTTACCCTTCATAAATTCCCTCACATCATCTTGTAGCCATCTATAAAGATAAAGATCCTTATAACCATTATTTCTTCTAAGCATAACTTCTACGCCTATCTGACTATTTTCATAACTGGTTAGTTCATTCTGATATTGCTCTTCATGCAAAGCCAAGTTTTTAATCTCTTGTTCGCGTTCTCTTCTCAAAACGGAACAAACCGGAGTCAGTAACTTCATTACCACATCATCCATGATATGATGCCCCTGAATATAAAGATAAGTGGTTTCAGGAACTAGTCCCAATTGCTTCAATTCCACTGCCAAAGAATCAACAGAATCAACATATTGGGGAAAGCCGGCTTTTAATTGAGCCAGTTTTGCCAAAACGTCTTTCTTCATTCTTTCCAAGGATTGTTCCGGATGCCTAATATCCAAGTTTCGGACTCTTACATACGAATTAAAATCATTCATAGGAAATGTATGAGTATCATGCAGGCGAGAGAACCACACAGACCATAAAAAAAGAGAATAAGCTATCTGCGAATAACGCTTCATAAAGTCATTAAAATCGAACAAACGCTTATCATTTAATGTAGATTGCACACACACTTCATGGAGTCCATCGGCATAACAATGATAATTCTCGATAGCATAAGCATACGTCTGAAAGATATATTTATTATCGTTTATTTTACGAGAAGTAGATGTCGCTCCTTGAAGTAAGAAATCATAGTCACTATCAACACATGCGATAAGGCTCTTACCAAGCTCATCTACATTCAACGTATTCATCAACACCATCTTTTTACCTTTTGACAATGATGTGGAGGACGGAAGCATCACCTCAAAATAATACTCATCCGTTTCAAAATCCTCGAGTAACATTCGCCAAAAAGCGATATCATCATAGCTTTCTACATAAGCTACTATTTTATGACGTGTCTTTTTAGAATACAACTGATGTGCTGCAGTGAAATAGGATGAATTCAGATTTTCAATTAAAGTTTTAGCCATATCATTTCATTAATTAGATATCGGCGTCGAAATATCACTTACTTCAGTCACGGTGTCCAACCACCCCTCCATAATTACAGCGGGAGAATGGGTGCTTAAAATAATCTGCACGTTCGGATTCAATTCACGAACCATTGCCACTAATTTCTGCTGCCATTCAATATGTAATGAAGCCTCGGGCTCATCCATGAAAAGCACGCAATGACAATTATCTTGTACCAAAGTCGTTAACAGAATCACAAGCATCTGTTTCTCTCCTGAAGACAACTTATAAGGGAGCAGCAATTCTCCGTCCTGGTGAAAAACAATATCATTACGCTTCCTATCGATTGTTTTTCGTGTATAGCTAAATAGATGATCAATCATATCCTGAAAGCGAGTCTTAGAATGAGACAGATCTACAGCCTGTTTACGTTGTACCTCATTCTCACTGGCCAACACTTCAATCATTCTATTGCCTACATTGACCTGATAGTCTAAATATCTGCGTTGCAAAAGGTATAATTGCCAATCCAGTTCCGATTTCACGTTTTTATCAGCCATTCGAGCTGTAAAGTCTCCCATTATTAATGGACGATCATAGCTGCGTATCACATCATAAGGAATGTATTCGGCTTCCGGAGTGTCGAAATAAACATGCACCCCATTCTTATCATCCTTTTTCATCTCCCCGGACAATTCCTCCAGATAATTTACTGATCTGTTCAATATAGTAGTTTTACCCACTCCGTTGATGCCAGAAAGTATATTTACGTCAGGCCTCAAATCCCAAGCGATATTAAACCGCCCCCACAGCCCGTCAATTTCAATACGTTTAATGTAATTAGCTTGTTTTTCCATATTATATGCCTCTTATCTTTGGTAACAATCAATACACAAAGATAAAAAGATTATTCTTTAACCCATATCAATGATGATTTTATTCTACCTTTGCAGAGAGATAGCGTTAGGAAAATGGTAAATAATAAAATTTTAAAGGGACATGCTGCTGTTTTTGCAGCTAATGTAATGTGGGGATTTAATGCCCCGATAGGCAAAGCTGTACTGGCCGAATTTTCACCTTTATCCGTTACGACCTTTCGAATGGTTGGAGCAGCTCTCTGCTTTTGGATTCTTTCTTTATTTTGCCCCAAAGAAGATGTAGAAAACAAAGATTTATTAAAGCTTTTTTTTGCCGCTCTGTTTGGAGTAGTCTTTAATCAAGGTTCTTTCATTTTCGGTTTATCACTCACCTCCCCCATTGATGCTTCAATTGTTACTACTACAACACCCATTATTACGATGATTGTAGCCGCCATCTACCTCAAAGAGCCGGTAACAAACAAAAAAGTGTTGGGCATTTTTATCGGCGCATTAGGAGCTTTAACACTAATATTCAGCAGTCAATTAGCTTCTGACGGGCATTCCGGTAATATTTTAGGTGATTTGTTTTGCCTTATTGCCCAACTAAGTTTTGCTATTTACCTCACAGTTTTCAGAGATCTTATTATAAAGTACTCAGCCGTAACCATCAGCAAATGGCTATTTATATATGCCTCTATCTGTTTTATTCCATTTTCGTATCACGATGTCTCTTCTATCGACTTCACCACGATACCGTTGACTATGATTTTACAAATAAGCTATGTGGTACTTTGTGCGACTTTCCTTGCCTACATTTTCACGACATTAGCACAGCAGATACTGCGTCCTACAGTAATAAGTATGTATAACTACGTTCAGCCAATAGTCGCTTCGATTGTCACTGTAGCTATTGGTATGGACACTTTTGGGTGGAAAAAGGGGATAGCAATTAGTCTCGTTTTTCTAGGAGTATATATTGTCACTCAAAGTAAATCGAAAGCACAATTAGAAACCGAAAGGAAAGGGCACCTTAAAAATTAAAGTGCCCTTTTTATAATATTGCTGATAAAAACAAAAGTCTGGCTAACGACTCTATATCAAATCTAAATTGCCTATTTTTTCATTTCTTCGAAATAAGTATCCAGTAAACTTCTGGCTGCAACAAATGAAGTCAGATCTGCATTTAATACTTGATGCTCTTTTTCTGCCAACATAGACTTTATTTTTTCATTGTTGTAAAAACTATCCCTTAAATGTTCATTAACCGTTTCGTACATCCAGTATTTACTCTGTTCATTACGCCGATATTCAAAATAGCCATTACCTTTTACGAAATTCAGATATTCATCAATCATATCCCAGATTTCTTTAATGCCCAAATCGTAGAAGCCCGAATAGGTAAGAACCTGAGGTACCCATCCCGAATCAGGAGCAGGAAACAAATGAAGAGCATTTTGAAACTGCGTAGCCGCCAATTTGGCTTTATCAATATTGCTACCATCGGCTTTATTGATAACTATGCCATCAGCCATTTCCATAATACCTCTTTTAATACCTTGAAGTTCGTCTCCGGTACCAGCAAGCTGTATGAGTAAGAAGAAATCGACCATAGAGTGCACAGCTGTTTCACTTTGACCTACACCCACCGTCTCAACAAAAATTTTATCAAAACCTGCCGCTTCACATAATATAATAGTTTCACGAGTCTTGCGTGCCACTCCGCCCAAAGAACCGGCAGAAGGACTGGGACGAATAAACGATTTCGGATGTACCGCCAATCTTTCCATTCGGGTTTTATCGCCAAGAATACTTCCTTTACTCCGCTCACTACTAGGATCAATAGCCAGCACCGCTAATTTACCTCCTTTTTCGAGTACATGCAAGCCAAAAACATCAATAGAAGTACTCTTTCCCGCACCAGGCACCCCACTGATACCTATGCGAACTGATTTTCCCGAATAAGGCAAACATTTTTCTATTACTTCCTGTGCAACAGACTGATGTTCGGGCTTTACACTCTCTACCAATGTTACCGCCTGGCTCAGAACAGTTACATTTCCCTTAATAATTCCATCAACAAAATCATCTATAGAAAGCTTACGTCTCTTTGACTTATTTAAATAAGGACTTACCGATGAAGGCTTTTCTATGCCTACATTTACCGTCAATCCTTTATATTCCGAACTATTTTCAGGATGTTCCATAACTATCTTTTAATTACCGCTTCTTCATTAACAATCACCTTTCCCAAATGATTTCAGATAAGGAAACAATCAATCAACGCAAGAACGGTGAATTTTCACTTTGTTTTTAAATTGATCTCAACTTTAGGTTGTACAGGATCATTGGTAATCATTAAAATCTTTAAAAGTCTTTTTTGATTAATACCTTTTTTACTTAAACGCACTCCAAGCTTAGTACTTTCTCCCGGATTCAATTGTGTCTTTTTAAGTTTAACGCCAACTGCAGGATTAAAGACTTGTAGTTTCTGAATTACCAGCATTGATTTTCCTGTGTTAGTTATAACAATATCATGCGATGCTTTGTTTTTCTTAGCCAAAAGTGAACTAAAATCAACAGTGGTCTCAGATAGACGAATAGCAGGTGCATTTGCTCTAGCTTGTTTGCTCAACCCCGAAAAATCGGGCAACAACACAACAGAAACCGGAATTTCATTTTCTTCATTTACTTTATCTCCGGCAAAACGAGCCAAATATACTGAGGTTTGCGTCAGTCCCAAATCGACTAGTTGTTTAGCATCGAGTGTCAAAGTAAGCGTTCCTCTCTTTCCTCTCAATAACACATTTGGTTTTTTGCTCATCTTCAAATAAGGAGGAAGATGCATAAGCTCCGGTTCATAGGGCTTATCAGAAAGATTAACCACACTCAGAACTATCTGCGGGTTATCATTACGATTAACATCAGTAAAATCAATGGTATTATGATCAATCCGGATTTTCCCAATAAGATATGGATGGGTTTTAGTGAAATCCTTAACCTCCTCGACTACTTCTCCTACAAAATTAAGGTAAACCAAACTGGGCTGAGCATTGCTATAAATACCTACCGTTTTATCAAAATGACCTAACGCTTTCGCGTCAAAAGTAGCACTCACCACACCCTTTTTTCCCGGTTCAATGGGATCTTTTGTCCAATCGGCCACAGTACATCCACACGAAGTAGTAACATTAGTTAACACCAACACCTTATTGCCGGTGTTGGTTATAGTATACTGCACAGTTACCGGTTTTTTCCATTTTATCTGCCCAAAATTATGCGTCTCTTTATTCGACGAAATATGAGGTTGAGAATAGACAGACAAGCAAACAATAAAAAAAGAGAATATGACGGTAAGACAACGTTTCATTCGTTTCATATTTGATAATTACAAGTTTTGAAACACAAAAATAGGCGTTTTAAATGAATTAAGAACAATCAAGCGGAAGTTAATTTATAACCTCCACTTTAGTAGACGCTGAATGAGAAGCATATTCGGGCGCATAGGCCGATTGAATGGCAGCCAATCCTGCTTCATACATTCCGGCTCTATTTACTCTATATACATACTCCAATACATAAACCCCTTTTTTCAAAGAATTAAAAAAGAAATTGGTAGAGGCATCCTTCACGTCGACATAATAACCAATGCCTGAATTCCACCGATAGCCGGAAATATTGCTGACAGG containing:
- a CDS encoding aldo/keto reductase; this encodes MINPIFSPNKERYSCGMKFRRCGKSGILLPEVSLGLWHNFGSVDTFENSIEMAHYAFDNGITHFDLANNYGPSYGSAEETFGEIMKKSFLPYRDELFISTKAGHEMWQGPYGEWGSRKYLMSSLNQSLKRMNLEYVDIFYSHRYDPVTPLEETLQALVDIVRQGKALYIGISKYPKEAAEFAYKYLKERDVHCLLYQGRYNIFNREPEEEGILQQAKANGSGFIAFSPLAQGLLTNRYLNGIPQDSRIARGGFLKKEQLTDDVLRKIKALNKIAEQRGQTLAEMALAWVLKDDLVTSVIIGASSVNQLKDNLKAIENCSFSTEELEKINAITA
- a CDS encoding AraC family transcriptional regulator; protein product: MNVTPGHIIREITPLSDKDCFYIAERYKTEFTYPIHSHAEFELNFTEKAAGVRRIVGDSVEIIGDYDLVLITGKDLEHVWEQYNCCSKEIREITIQFSSDLFFKSFINKNQFDSIREMLERAQKGLCFPMSAILKVYGMLDTLASEKQGFYAVVKFLTILYELSLYSDKSYTLSSSSFAKIGIHSDSRRVQKVQEYINNHYKEEIRLKLLADMVGMTSVSFSRFFKLRTGKNLSDYIIDIRLGFAARLLVDSTMSVAEICYECGFNNLSNFNRIFKKKKECSPKEFRENYRKKKKLI
- a CDS encoding mechanosensitive ion channel domain-containing protein; amino-acid sequence: MMIIEDFFKNDQIVDNINEILVSLGLSHSLADGIDQYLAVAILIGLAFLADLICRGILLHFVSKLVKHTKATWDDIIFDRKVMINLSRMVAPILIYLLLPVVFPREPEAVTLLNRFCLVYIIAVFFRFVSVFLTAVYHVYSEKDQFRDRPLKGLLQTVQVILVLIGGIAIVSILINKSPTVLLTGLGASAAIIILVFKDSIMGFVSGIQLSANNMLRVGDWIVMSKYGADGTVIEVTLNTVKVRNWDNTITTIPPYALVSDSFQNWRGMQESGGRRIKRSINIDMNSVKFCTPEMLDQYRKIHLLKEYVEETEKMVSEYNKLWNVDNSILVNGRRQSNLGIFRAYLNNYLKNLPEVNKEMTCMVRHLQPTEQGIPIELYFFSSVTDWVAYENIQADILDHVLAIIPTFGLRVFQNPTGSDFRELRG
- a CDS encoding DUF4435 domain-containing protein; protein product: MAKTLIENLNSSYFTAAHQLYSKKTRHKIVAYVESYDDIAFWRMLLEDFETDEYYFEVMLPSSTSLSKGKKMVLMNTLNVDELGKSLIACVDSDYDFLLQGATSTSRKINDNKYIFQTYAYAIENYHCYADGLHEVCVQSTLNDKRLFDFNDFMKRYSQIAYSLFLWSVWFSRLHDTHTFPMNDFNSYVRVRNLDIRHPEQSLERMKKDVLAKLAQLKAGFPQYVDSVDSLAVELKQLGLVPETTYLYIQGHHIMDDVVMKLLTPVCSVLRREREQEIKNLALHEEQYQNELTSYENSQIGVEVMLRRNNGYKDLYLYRWLQDDVREFMKGK
- a CDS encoding AAA family ATPase, whose translation is MEKQANYIKRIEIDGLWGRFNIAWDLRPDVNILSGINGVGKTTILNRSVNYLEELSGEMKKDDKNGVHVYFDTPEAEYIPYDVIRSYDRPLIMGDFTARMADKNVKSELDWQLYLLQRRYLDYQVNVGNRMIEVLASENEVQRKQAVDLSHSKTRFQDMIDHLFSYTRKTIDRKRNDIVFHQDGELLLPYKLSSGEKQMLVILLTTLVQDNCHCVLFMDEPEASLHIEWQQKLVAMVRELNPNVQIILSTHSPAVIMEGWLDTVTEVSDISTPISN
- a CDS encoding DMT family transporter, translating into MVNNKILKGHAAVFAANVMWGFNAPIGKAVLAEFSPLSVTTFRMVGAALCFWILSLFCPKEDVENKDLLKLFFAALFGVVFNQGSFIFGLSLTSPIDASIVTTTTPIITMIVAAIYLKEPVTNKKVLGIFIGALGALTLIFSSQLASDGHSGNILGDLFCLIAQLSFAIYLTVFRDLIIKYSAVTISKWLFIYASICFIPFSYHDVSSIDFTTIPLTMILQISYVVLCATFLAYIFTTLAQQILRPTVISMYNYVQPIVASIVTVAIGMDTFGWKKGIAISLVFLGVYIVTQSKSKAQLETERKGHLKN
- the meaB gene encoding methylmalonyl Co-A mutase-associated GTPase MeaB, whose amino-acid sequence is MEHPENSSEYKGLTVNVGIEKPSSVSPYLNKSKRRKLSIDDFVDGIIKGNVTVLSQAVTLVESVKPEHQSVAQEVIEKCLPYSGKSVRIGISGVPGAGKSTSIDVFGLHVLEKGGKLAVLAIDPSSERSKGSILGDKTRMERLAVHPKSFIRPSPSAGSLGGVARKTRETIILCEAAGFDKIFVETVGVGQSETAVHSMVDFFLLIQLAGTGDELQGIKRGIMEMADGIVINKADGSNIDKAKLAATQFQNALHLFPAPDSGWVPQVLTYSGFYDLGIKEIWDMIDEYLNFVKGNGYFEYRRNEQSKYWMYETVNEHLRDSFYNNEKIKSMLAEKEHQVLNADLTSFVAARSLLDTYFEEMKK
- a CDS encoding DUF1573 domain-containing protein; translation: MKRCLTVIFSFFIVCLSVYSQPHISSNKETHNFGQIKWKKPVTVQYTITNTGNKVLVLTNVTTSCGCTVADWTKDPIEPGKKGVVSATFDAKALGHFDKTVGIYSNAQPSLVYLNFVGEVVEEVKDFTKTHPYLIGKIRIDHNTIDFTDVNRNDNPQIVLSVVNLSDKPYEPELMHLPPYLKMSKKPNVLLRGKRGTLTLTLDAKQLVDLGLTQTSVYLARFAGDKVNEENEIPVSVVLLPDFSGLSKQARANAPAIRLSETTVDFSSLLAKKNKASHDIVITNTGKSMLVIQKLQVFNPAVGVKLKKTQLNPGESTKLGVRLSKKGINQKRLLKILMITNDPVQPKVEINLKTK